The following DNA comes from Triticum aestivum cultivar Chinese Spring chromosome 3D, IWGSC CS RefSeq v2.1, whole genome shotgun sequence.
tatttttcccacatGGTTTTTGGAGGAGACATTCAAGATTATTCAAAGAATTTGTCAAGAGTTTGTGAAGATGATGGAAACACCAAAGAAgaggctttgtacaagggggagtgttaagaatagaatagttgctaattaattaagctaattaggATTAAGTTAACTGTTAGGTAGGTTGCTTGGTTCTCAAGCAACCATGTACTTCCTTGGCTCTCAAGGCAACTATGTAATTCCTTGGCTCTCAAATAACTATGTGTTTATTTAACCGCCAAGCACCATATGTACTTCCGTCTGGGTATAAATATCCCACTTCTATCATCAATAAAGACTGATAGATCATCTTTCATTCAAACTCTCTCGTTCTTTATTTTCTACTTTAAACAGCCATATTGAGCTGCCCCGTATTCCATAAGGCAATAATAACTCGGTAGTTTGGATTTGGAGACACAGACTGAAACACCAGCTCGGTAGTAGATGGCCGTGGCGCAGTACCCGGCGCAGGTGTACATCTTGGTCTCGAACTCATAGAAGGTGAGCACCCCGTCTTTGTTGAGATCGAACCTACGCATCATGGGTCATGGCGCGGCACTCGCCGACGTCCCGGCTGGCGCCCAGCAGGCTCAGCGCCCGGCGTGATGCACCCTCTCCCCTCCACCTCGTACACCCCGAACGCGTCCCTCAGACCCCTGCGCCTCTGGTCCTCCTCGGCCACCAGCAGCTTCAGGAACTCCTCCTCGCTGAGCAGCCCGTCGCCGTCCGCGTCCACGGACGCCACCAGCGCCGCGGCGTCTTCGGCCGATATGCCGTCGCCGTGCGTGGCCTGCACGCACTTGGCCACCGAGATCTTGCCGTCGCTGTCGCGGTCCAAGGATGAGAAGGCGCGGGCGATCCGAGGAAACCATGGTCAGTTAACTGGTGGTGGACTGGTACGTGGACGGCTCGATGCTTGTGTGGGCGACAGTAGCTGAGATGTTGCGATGAGAAGCGAGTGTGCACGCACCATATATGTAGGCCTACGTGTGCACGGCACAGTTGGAGGCCCCACTGAATTCGTCGAAACCAACGCAGTCAAAAGAAGTTCAGTGCGCCAAAATTGACACGCGGTTCTCAAAGAAACCATGGTATATATTCCGTCAAAGAAGTTCACTCATTTATTTATTCTGGTCCAAAATTTAACTCGCTCTTGGTGTCATCGTAGAAATGCAGCACTAGCTACGTGCTACTAATTGGCTAGTTCCTGAACTTCCATTCCCAGTTTGCTCGCCCATACCAAGATTCTCAATCAACTATATATACCAACAGAGAAGAGCTCGTTCTCAACCAGCAGCAAACCAGCTCCGATCTGACGACCATCATCAAGCACCGAAAGACAAGCCCACGTGCACCCAACCTTTCCAGCCGAGTGAGTGAGCATGGCTACAACAGGTAAGTTGAGGCGTGTGTTTGATGGTGACGGGCTGCTTGATGAGGAGGAGTTCCTGAGGCTGGTGCGTGAGACGGAGTCCGGCCAGGAGGAAGAGGGAGACAGGTGCAAGGAGGCGTTCGGGATGTACAAGATGGAAGGGAGGGGCTGCATCACCCCACACAGCCTCGAGCTGATGATGAGCAGGCTGGGGCTGCACCTGAACGTTGACGAGTGCCAGGCCATGATCCGCCGGTTCGACCTCAACGGCGACGGGGTGCTCACCATTGACGAGTTcaaaaccatgatgatgatgatggcatgaGGTTATTATGCCCACACATCCAAGCGTAAGAGCAGGATTAAATAAACCAAATAATTCAGTCAAACTATTTTAATAGCCAATAGTGTCAAAAAACGTTGTTATATTATGAGACGCAGGAAGTACTAGCTAGCTGCTTAAAAAGTGGACCGCCACCTCCAGTCATTGGGACTGGTGTGGCTGATGCACTGTGCATGAACCGGGGTTATTACATGTGTATGCAGTATTCCACTACGTAGAAAACACGCTAGTTGGaacattttttcttcagaaaattgGTTGTATTACTCACGTAGAGAATCGCATTGTCTAACGACCTCATCAGGCCAGAATTTCTATCATTAGCTTCCAGTAAATGGCTTACAAAGATTTTGCCTGTCTAGCTTTTACTGCCGTGCATGTATGCATGTGCGCGTGCTGAGTTCATTCACATTTCGGTAGACCTGCAAAGAGATTAAGCGTCCCACTGCGTGTTGCCAAAGA
Coding sequences within:
- the LOC123074797 gene encoding putative calcium-binding protein CML23, which translates into the protein MATTGKLRRVFDGDGLLDEEEFLRLVRETESGQEEEGDRCKEAFGMYKMEGRGCITPHSLELMMSRLGLHLNVDECQAMIRRFDLNGDGVLTIDEFKTMMMMMA